A genomic segment from Takifugu rubripes chromosome 20, fTakRub1.2, whole genome shotgun sequence encodes:
- the zmat3 gene encoding zinc finger matrin-type protein 3 isoform X2 yields MALQLKNGTATYYQSAEFCRNYTSPPVSYGDSRHYLARFPGPETMLKPPLSLFSHPQQTFHCMDSLHQLGPPPMAPAQPLGPPPIASAQGIGPPTVVATRTLAPPPINTSHTLRPPPITPSHSLGPPPMAPAQPMRLPPMAHALGPTVPPNMDLTPPLGLPPLNPAHALVPPPVVTPGNGQLPLPPSPLSSPPAPSPEPSQVPQRLPPPVIIPAPVSCLISSPLLGQGPLASEQPQDDDPPLGAEEQEDSLGLGELCKPLYCKLCNVTLNSAQQAQAHYQGKNHSKKLRNFYAGSQQPPAIRIPEALEGAGQTALSSGSNDGDAGRQALYKGATRVILATENDYCKLCDASFSSLAVAQAHYQGKNHAKKLRLAEAQQNSTNVESTSEAAPKRSRKDGSEYRLVKNRRSPQLPASVSGPYYNPRPRQRIPRDLAMCVTPSGQFYCSMCNCGAEQEADFRQHLESKQHKAKVSELRYRHEMENLGYS; encoded by the exons ATGGCGCTGCAGCTGAAGAATGGGACTGCAACGTACTACCAGAGTGCAGAATTCTGCAGAAATTACACTTCGCCGCCTGTCAGCTACGGTGACAGCAGACATTATCTTGCCCGATTCCCAG GTCCTGAGACCATGTTGAAGCCTCCTCTGAGTCTCTTCAGTCACCCACAGCAGACCTTCCACTGTATGGACTCACTGCATCAGTTAGGACCTCCACCAATGGCACCAGCCCAGCCTCTAGGCCCACCGCCTATAGCCTCTGCTCAAGGAATCGGACCCCCAACTGTGGTTGCCACTAGGACTCTAGCCCCCCCTCCGATAAATACGAGTCACACATTAAGGCCTCCCCCGATCACCCCATCACACAGCCTGGGCCCTCCCCCTATGGCTCCAGCTCAGCCAATGCGGCTGCCACCGATGGCACATGCCTTAGGGCCCACAGTGCCTCCCAATATGGACCTAACACCGCCCCTGGGGCTTCCACCTCTCAACCCTGCTCATGCGCTGGTCCCCCCACCTGTAGTAACACCTGGAAATGGTCAGTTACCACTACCCCCCAGTCCACTGTCTTCACCTCCAGCTCCAAGTCCAGAACCATCACAGGTGCCACAGAGGCTACCACCTCCAGTCATCATCCCAGCCCCAGTGTCCTGCCTCATTTCCAGCCCCCTACTGGGACAGGGACCCCTAGCTAGCGAGCAGCCGCAGGATGATGACCCTCCTCTGGGTGCAGAGGAGCAAGAGGACTCTCTTGGACTGGGGGAACTTTGTAAACCACTGTACTGCAAACTCTGCAATGTGACACTCAACTCTGCTCAGCAGGCACAAGCTCACTACCAG GGAAAAAATCACAGCAAAAAGCTCAGAAATTTCTATGCTGGCAGTCAGCAGCCTCCAGCCATCAGAATCCCTGAGGCGCTTGAGGGGGCCGGCCAGACGGCACTAAGCTCAGGATCCAATGACGGTGACGCGGGAAGGCAG GCTCTGTATAAAGGGGCGACCCGTGTCATCCTGGCCACAGAAAATGACTACTGTAAGCTGTGTGACGCCTCGTTCAGTTCACTGGCCGTTGCTCAGGCACACTATCAAGGCAAGAACCACGCCAAGAAACTGCGGCTCGCTGAAGCCCAACAGAACTCCACTAACGT AGAGAGCACCAGTGAGGCAGCTCCCAAAAGAAGCAGGAAAGATGGCAGCGAGTACAGACTGGTGAAGAACCGCCGCAGCCCACAGCTGCCTGCTTCTGTGTCAG GGCCGTACTACAACCCCAGACCACGGCAGCGCATCCCCAGGGACCTGGCCATGTGTGTGACTCCCAGTGGACAGTTCTACTGCTCCATGTGCAACTGTGGAGCGGAGCAGGAGGCAGATTTCAGGCAACATCTGGAGAGCAAGCAGCATAAGGCCAAAGTGTCGGAGCTACGGTACCGCCACGAGATGGAGAACCTCGGGTACAGCTAA
- the zmat3 gene encoding zinc finger matrin-type protein 3 isoform X1 — protein sequence MALQLKNGTATYYQSAEFCRNYTSPPVSYGDSRHYLARFPAGPETMLKPPLSLFSHPQQTFHCMDSLHQLGPPPMAPAQPLGPPPIASAQGIGPPTVVATRTLAPPPINTSHTLRPPPITPSHSLGPPPMAPAQPMRLPPMAHALGPTVPPNMDLTPPLGLPPLNPAHALVPPPVVTPGNGQLPLPPSPLSSPPAPSPEPSQVPQRLPPPVIIPAPVSCLISSPLLGQGPLASEQPQDDDPPLGAEEQEDSLGLGELCKPLYCKLCNVTLNSAQQAQAHYQGKNHSKKLRNFYAGSQQPPAIRIPEALEGAGQTALSSGSNDGDAGRQALYKGATRVILATENDYCKLCDASFSSLAVAQAHYQGKNHAKKLRLAEAQQNSTNVESTSEAAPKRSRKDGSEYRLVKNRRSPQLPASVSGPYYNPRPRQRIPRDLAMCVTPSGQFYCSMCNCGAEQEADFRQHLESKQHKAKVSELRYRHEMENLGYS from the exons ATGGCGCTGCAGCTGAAGAATGGGACTGCAACGTACTACCAGAGTGCAGAATTCTGCAGAAATTACACTTCGCCGCCTGTCAGCTACGGTGACAGCAGACATTATCTTGCCCGATTCCCAG CAGGTCCTGAGACCATGTTGAAGCCTCCTCTGAGTCTCTTCAGTCACCCACAGCAGACCTTCCACTGTATGGACTCACTGCATCAGTTAGGACCTCCACCAATGGCACCAGCCCAGCCTCTAGGCCCACCGCCTATAGCCTCTGCTCAAGGAATCGGACCCCCAACTGTGGTTGCCACTAGGACTCTAGCCCCCCCTCCGATAAATACGAGTCACACATTAAGGCCTCCCCCGATCACCCCATCACACAGCCTGGGCCCTCCCCCTATGGCTCCAGCTCAGCCAATGCGGCTGCCACCGATGGCACATGCCTTAGGGCCCACAGTGCCTCCCAATATGGACCTAACACCGCCCCTGGGGCTTCCACCTCTCAACCCTGCTCATGCGCTGGTCCCCCCACCTGTAGTAACACCTGGAAATGGTCAGTTACCACTACCCCCCAGTCCACTGTCTTCACCTCCAGCTCCAAGTCCAGAACCATCACAGGTGCCACAGAGGCTACCACCTCCAGTCATCATCCCAGCCCCAGTGTCCTGCCTCATTTCCAGCCCCCTACTGGGACAGGGACCCCTAGCTAGCGAGCAGCCGCAGGATGATGACCCTCCTCTGGGTGCAGAGGAGCAAGAGGACTCTCTTGGACTGGGGGAACTTTGTAAACCACTGTACTGCAAACTCTGCAATGTGACACTCAACTCTGCTCAGCAGGCACAAGCTCACTACCAG GGAAAAAATCACAGCAAAAAGCTCAGAAATTTCTATGCTGGCAGTCAGCAGCCTCCAGCCATCAGAATCCCTGAGGCGCTTGAGGGGGCCGGCCAGACGGCACTAAGCTCAGGATCCAATGACGGTGACGCGGGAAGGCAG GCTCTGTATAAAGGGGCGACCCGTGTCATCCTGGCCACAGAAAATGACTACTGTAAGCTGTGTGACGCCTCGTTCAGTTCACTGGCCGTTGCTCAGGCACACTATCAAGGCAAGAACCACGCCAAGAAACTGCGGCTCGCTGAAGCCCAACAGAACTCCACTAACGT AGAGAGCACCAGTGAGGCAGCTCCCAAAAGAAGCAGGAAAGATGGCAGCGAGTACAGACTGGTGAAGAACCGCCGCAGCCCACAGCTGCCTGCTTCTGTGTCAG GGCCGTACTACAACCCCAGACCACGGCAGCGCATCCCCAGGGACCTGGCCATGTGTGTGACTCCCAGTGGACAGTTCTACTGCTCCATGTGCAACTGTGGAGCGGAGCAGGAGGCAGATTTCAGGCAACATCTGGAGAGCAAGCAGCATAAGGCCAAAGTGTCGGAGCTACGGTACCGCCACGAGATGGAGAACCTCGGGTACAGCTAA